DNA sequence from the Leptospira limi genome:
TCCAACGTTGACGTTGGAACGAATGACGCGAGAGATCCCCGAAATTCGTTCGCAAACCACAGGATTTCGTTTATGAGGCATTGCCGAGGATCCTTTTTGTCCTTTAGCAAATGGTTCTTCCACTTCTCGCCCTTCTGTTTTTTGTAAGAGACGTATCTCTGTTGCCATACGATCCAAACTCGCAGCGACCACGCCAAGAACAGACATGTAAAATGCATGTCGGTCTCTCGAGATCACTTGGGTGGCAATCGGATCTACTTTAAGTCCAAGTTTATTTAATACATATTCTTCAATTTCTAAATCAATATTGGAGTAAGTTCCAACTGCTCCTGAAAGTTTACCAACTGCAACTTGTTCGCGGGCATCTTTCATTCGTTCCAAGTTACGAGTCATCTCTGCATAGAAGAGAGCAAACTTAAGGCCAAGTGTCATTGGTTCTGCATGAATTCCATGGGAACGTCCGATACAAGGAAGGTCTTTGTACTCTTTTGCTTTTTGTTTTGTTGTCTCTAATAATGTTTCAGTACGTTGGATGAGAAGATCCATCGCTTGCACCATCTGGACACAAAGTGCAGTATCACCAACGTCACTGGAAGTAAGTCCAAAGTGAACATGACGGCCTGCTGGTCCTATATAAGAGTTTAAATTGGTTAAATATGCGATCACATCATGGTGTACTTTGGATTCAATCTCTAGAATTTCTTCTACATTGAATTTTGCTTTCTGTTTGATGGTCTCGAGGTCTTCTTTTGGGACTTCTCCTCGGTTCGCACGGGCTTCGCAGGCATAAATTTCAATATCTGTCCAAATCTTAAATTTGTTCTCTAATTCCCAAATGGCGGAAATTTCAGGATGGCTATAACGATCGATCATAAGGGCAGTCTTTCAGTGTAAACTTCCGTTTCAACTGGGAATTTTACGATTGCCGAACGATGTTCGAGTTTCATGTTTAGAATCTAGTAATAAATCCTAGGGGGGCATATGTCCAAAGAATTCGAAGGAAAAGTAGCACTGGTAACGGGAGCTGCCTCTCCCATTGGTTTGGGTAGAGCAATCGCAAACCGAATTGCATCGCATGGTGCAAGTTTGGTGCTTGTTGATTTGAATCAGGAAAAAATTGAAGAAGCTGCAAGAGAAGTAGAAGCAAAATTCGGTGTGAAAGCAATCGGTGTTGCTTGTAACGTAACAAAACCAGAAGATTGTGATGCTGCGATTAGCAAAACAAAAGAAGTATTTGGAAAACTCGATTTCCTTGTAAACAATGCTGGTGTATTAAAAGACAACTTACTCATTCGTATGTCAGAACAAGAGTATGACTTTGTAATGGATGTAAACTGTAAGGGTGTTTTTCTGATGACTAAGTCAGCAAGTAAACTCATCCTCAAGTCTGATTCTGGAAGAATTGTCAACATTTCTTCAGTATCAGGACTCACTGGCCAACCTGGCCAAGCTAACTACTCCACTTCTAAAGCGGGTGTGATTGCTCTTACAAAAGTATCTGCACGTGAATTTTCTGGAAGAAACGTACTTGTAAACGCTGTATGCCCAGGTTATGTGCAAACAGAAATGACTGGAACTCTTTCCAAAGAAGTACAAGAAAAGTTAACTGATCCTGCTGTGATCCCTCTTAAACGTCCTGGAAAACAGGAAGAGATCGCATCTGCTGTGAAGTTTTTCTTAAGCAATGATGCATCTTACATCACAGGAACATACCTCCGTGTTGACGGTGGTGCTGCTATCGG
Encoded proteins:
- a CDS encoding glucose 1-dehydrogenase translates to MSKEFEGKVALVTGAASPIGLGRAIANRIASHGASLVLVDLNQEKIEEAAREVEAKFGVKAIGVACNVTKPEDCDAAISKTKEVFGKLDFLVNNAGVLKDNLLIRMSEQEYDFVMDVNCKGVFLMTKSASKLILKSDSGRIVNISSVSGLTGQPGQANYSTSKAGVIALTKVSAREFSGRNVLVNAVCPGYVQTEMTGTLSKEVQEKLTDPAVIPLKRPGKQEEIASAVKFFLSNDASYITGTYLRVDGGAAIGM
- the purB gene encoding adenylosuccinate lyase — encoded protein: MIDRYSHPEISAIWELENKFKIWTDIEIYACEARANRGEVPKEDLETIKQKAKFNVEEILEIESKVHHDVIAYLTNLNSYIGPAGRHVHFGLTSSDVGDTALCVQMVQAMDLLIQRTETLLETTKQKAKEYKDLPCIGRSHGIHAEPMTLGLKFALFYAEMTRNLERMKDAREQVAVGKLSGAVGTYSNIDLEIEEYVLNKLGLKVDPIATQVISRDRHAFYMSVLGVVAASLDRMATEIRLLQKTEGREVEEPFAKGQKGSSAMPHKRNPVVCERISGISRVIRSNVNVGLQNVGLWHERDISHSSAERIVLPDSTIALDYILEKMNFVLKGLHVYPDATERTLNVTRGLIFSQKVLLWLIEKGGITREDAYLIVQENAMAVWADQSKNLRDLLKQDPRCSAILKDSDLDEIFQIKPYLERIPLIFKRLGITD